From one Thermomicrobiales bacterium genomic stretch:
- a CDS encoding C45 family peptidase, translating to MDAIDGTTSRAQSGRVFPKHRFAGSHLEIGEQFGEACRDLIASHLDKALGRLSERSAMSREDALEKALAYRPWIQRYAAFFDDEIQGVARGARISLGEACLLQLRAEVATPVAPDDAAECTTFAVQPEATANGIGLVGQNADLPAFYGEIAIVAEIVPDNAPRLLMLMPAGQVSYIGINDRGLGVFANFVTCNGWRLGFPRYLFSRLALTRDTVDDAIMAVRGVRRASSRNLIMLDARGIAADLETTPTSDARLDPTDGILTHANHYVSPSLLAEERSPEESVANSRARQDRMSSLLAERRGHLDAGMMEEVLRDRACYPDALCRMPGDAPGSDIITFASVIAEPSEGRMRVAVGPPNQHPYVEHRLE from the coding sequence ATGGATGCGATCGATGGAACCACCAGTCGAGCACAATCGGGTCGGGTATTTCCGAAGCACCGCTTCGCCGGCAGCCACCTTGAGATCGGCGAACAATTCGGCGAGGCGTGTCGCGACCTGATCGCCAGCCATCTCGACAAGGCGCTTGGCCGGCTGTCCGAGCGATCTGCGATGAGCCGCGAGGATGCGCTGGAGAAGGCGCTTGCCTATCGACCGTGGATCCAGCGCTACGCCGCGTTCTTCGACGACGAAATCCAGGGTGTTGCCCGTGGCGCCCGTATCTCGCTTGGCGAGGCATGCCTGCTCCAGCTACGCGCCGAAGTCGCAACGCCGGTCGCCCCGGACGATGCCGCCGAATGCACGACCTTTGCTGTCCAGCCGGAAGCGACGGCAAATGGCATCGGCCTCGTCGGCCAGAACGCCGACCTGCCGGCCTTCTACGGCGAGATCGCCATCGTTGCGGAGATCGTCCCCGACAACGCGCCGCGCCTCCTGATGCTGATGCCAGCCGGGCAGGTGTCGTACATCGGCATCAACGATCGCGGCCTCGGTGTCTTTGCCAACTTCGTCACCTGCAATGGTTGGCGGCTTGGCTTCCCGCGCTACCTGTTCTCACGATTGGCCCTGACGCGCGACACCGTCGATGACGCGATCATGGCAGTGCGCGGTGTTCGCCGGGCGTCGTCGCGCAACCTGATCATGCTCGACGCGCGTGGCATCGCCGCCGACCTGGAGACGACACCGACCTCCGACGCGCGGCTTGATCCGACGGACGGGATCCTCACTCACGCCAACCACTATGTCTCCCCGTCGCTCCTTGCCGAGGAGCGCTCGCCGGAGGAATCTGTCGCCAACTCACGCGCCCGACAAGATCGGATGTCGTCGCTGCTTGCCGAACGACGTGGCCACCTCGATGCCGGGATGATGGAGGAGGTCCTCCGCGACCGCGCCTGCTACCCGGACGCGCTGTGCAGGATGCCGGGAGACGCGCCGGGAAGCGACATAATCACCTTCGCATCGGTGATCGCCGAGCCGTCCGAAGGACGGATGCGCGTCGCGGTTGGCCCGCCGAATCAACACCCGTACGTCGAGCACCGGCTGGAGTAG
- the ureB gene encoding urease subunit beta — MIPGQIIRRDEPVELNAGLPVTTVAITNTGLVPVHITAHYHVFEANPHLAFDRLAAWGMRLDVPSDGAVRIEPRSTVTVTLVPIGGARVVHGFNDAVNGPLDETDPHEALAKLIERGFRHVPAG, encoded by the coding sequence ATGATCCCCGGACAGATTATCCGGCGCGACGAGCCAGTAGAGCTCAACGCGGGCTTGCCGGTGACGACGGTTGCGATTACCAACACCGGGCTCGTCCCGGTTCATATCACCGCGCATTATCACGTCTTCGAAGCGAACCCCCACCTGGCCTTCGACCGATTGGCTGCCTGGGGAATGCGTCTCGACGTGCCGTCGGACGGGGCGGTCCGGATAGAGCCACGGTCCACCGTCACCGTCACACTCGTGCCGATTGGCGGCGCTCGTGTGGTGCACGGATTCAACGATGCCGTGAACGGGCCGCTCGATGAGACCGACCCACACGAGGCGCTGGCGAAGCTCATCGAACGCGGATTCCGGCACGTTCCGGCAGGCTAG
- a CDS encoding urease subunit gamma gives MALTPKETDRLLVFVAAELARRHLARGLLLNYPEAVALITDEIFDAARGGASFDEVIRHASTVLHRDDVMEGVPEMLSVVQVDAMFPDGTRLVTVRNPIGENAG, from the coding sequence TGACTCCGAAGGAAACTGACCGTCTGCTCGTGTTTGTCGCCGCGGAGCTGGCGCGTCGGCATCTCGCACGTGGACTGCTGCTGAACTATCCTGAGGCGGTCGCGCTCATCACCGATGAGATCTTCGACGCGGCGCGAGGCGGCGCGAGCTTCGACGAGGTCATCCGCCATGCCAGCACGGTGTTGCACAGGGACGACGTGATGGAGGGAGTGCCGGAAATGCTGTCTGTCGTTCAGGTCGATGCAATGTTCCCCGACGGCACGCGCCTTGTGACCGTTCGCAATCCGATCGGGGAGAACGCCGGATGA